The Rhodocytophaga rosea genome has a segment encoding these proteins:
- a CDS encoding DUF1684 domain-containing protein: MKRILAAIFIFIICIGTFSYAQDNTLAYQQQVEADRKKKNTEFKTGEKSPLPQKERRKFKGLHYFPVDSTYRVEAVFVRDSTQAPFKMKTTTARLPEYVKYGELHFTLHGKPFMLTVFQNLELVKKPEYKDYLFIPFTDETNGFDSYGGGRYIDFRIPATEKVILDFNQAYNPYCAYSPTYSCPIPPAENQLQVQIHAGEKSYHE, encoded by the coding sequence ATGAAAAGAATACTTGCCGCTATATTCATTTTTATCATCTGTATAGGCACTTTTTCCTATGCACAAGACAATACGCTTGCGTATCAGCAGCAAGTAGAAGCGGACCGGAAAAAGAAAAATACAGAATTTAAAACGGGTGAAAAATCTCCCCTTCCTCAAAAAGAACGCAGAAAATTCAAAGGTTTACATTATTTTCCCGTAGATAGTACCTACCGGGTAGAAGCTGTTTTTGTAAGAGATTCTACCCAGGCTCCTTTTAAAATGAAAACTACTACTGCCCGTTTGCCGGAGTATGTAAAATATGGAGAACTGCATTTTACGCTGCATGGAAAGCCTTTTATGCTCACCGTATTTCAGAACCTGGAATTAGTAAAAAAGCCAGAATACAAAGATTATCTGTTTATTCCCTTCACGGATGAAACCAATGGCTTTGATAGTTATGGCGGAGGCCGCTATATCGATTTCCGGATTCCGGCTACTGAAAAAGTAATTCTTGACTTCAATCAAGCATATAATCCATATTGTGCCTATAGCCCAACGTACTCCTGCCCCATCCCTCCTGCCGAAAATCAACTACAGGTACAAATCCATGCCGGGGAGAAAAGTTATCATGAATGA
- a CDS encoding ThuA domain-containing protein: MSPLLAQVSTAKFKVLALYTAKNDQAHISFVKEANQWFTQMAAKHGFTYHSTTDWNKLNIKELSAYQVVVFLDTRPEAPEQRKAFEQYMKNGGAWMGFHFAGFALTPSAYDQNWDWYHNQFIGAGEYKSNTWRPTSAVLKVEDSAHPATKQLHSTFTSAPNEWYSWKNDIGKNDSIKILLSIDEKSFPLGTGPKPHEIWHSGYYPVAWTNIHYKMIYMNMGHNDINYENKTNKTLSSTFSSKPQNQFIMNALLWLAQKD, from the coding sequence ATGAGTCCACTTTTAGCACAGGTTTCTACAGCTAAGTTTAAAGTACTTGCCTTGTATACAGCAAAGAATGATCAGGCGCATATCAGTTTTGTAAAAGAGGCCAACCAATGGTTTACCCAGATGGCTGCCAAGCATGGATTTACCTATCATTCCACTACGGACTGGAACAAATTGAATATAAAAGAACTTTCTGCCTACCAGGTGGTTGTTTTTTTGGATACCAGGCCTGAGGCTCCTGAACAAAGAAAGGCTTTTGAGCAATACATGAAAAACGGAGGTGCATGGATGGGTTTTCATTTTGCCGGATTTGCCTTAACACCTTCTGCCTATGATCAAAACTGGGACTGGTATCATAACCAGTTCATTGGCGCAGGTGAATATAAGTCGAATACCTGGCGGCCAACATCTGCTGTCTTAAAAGTAGAAGATTCCGCCCATCCGGCAACCAAACAGTTACACTCCACCTTTACTTCTGCTCCAAATGAATGGTATAGCTGGAAAAATGATATAGGAAAAAATGACAGTATCAAAATCCTGCTTTCTATTGATGAGAAAAGCTTTCCGCTGGGTACTGGCCCTAAACCTCATGAAATCTGGCATAGCGGCTATTACCCGGTGGCCTGGACGAATATCCATTACAAGATGATCTATATGAATATGGGCCACAATGATATTAATTATGAGAATAAAACCAATAAAACACTCTCTTCTACATTTTCCAGTAAGCCTCAGAATCAATTTATTATGAATGCGCTGCTATGGTTAGCACAAAAAGATTGA
- a CDS encoding serine/threonine protein kinase, whose translation MQRKNSMIGQQILNYKIESLLGEGGMGSVYLAVHMQLSRKVAIKALNPSLVKNPGIRVRFKNEASTLSSLHHPNIVILFDYLEEENGLYLIMEYVEGKTLDDYIQTVSGPIPESKAIPLFMQILDAFAYAHEQGVIHRDVKPANIMITGRERMKILDYGIAKLLSQRTHTLTQAGTKMGTVLYMSPEQVKGEPVDKRSDIYSLGVTLFQMLTGRSPYDDPNATEFAVYNKIVNEPLPRASQYYPNVSARMQAVIDKATAKKPEERFQDCQEFKEAFMGTMSLPVGSTITFQNKTSKPSQENPSVTKVTSTQKKSANKGWVLALMLAVLLVAGWLFLRKKEDTPVQTNTPVNTETTLSQGSSEKKKEKKTDPPPVETPDEVQEEEPTQDTRLTSTDAARYINLVCEIAEEDTNEITEESSEVRDRKLTVRATLTNTSEMDFDNVSIRITYFNANDNEIGNYIYEHGRLESGQEERFLIDRKILASRVECAIASAQSVESVQEEIQ comes from the coding sequence TTGCAGAGAAAAAATAGCATGATCGGACAACAGATACTTAATTATAAGATTGAATCTTTGTTGGGTGAAGGGGGTATGGGCAGTGTGTATCTGGCTGTACATATGCAACTGAGCCGTAAAGTGGCCATCAAAGCACTTAATCCTTCTCTGGTCAAAAATCCGGGCATCCGGGTACGTTTCAAAAACGAAGCTTCCACCCTTTCTTCGCTGCATCATCCCAATATTGTGATCCTGTTTGATTACCTGGAAGAGGAAAATGGCCTCTATCTGATCATGGAGTATGTAGAAGGGAAAACCCTGGATGACTATATACAAACGGTTTCTGGTCCTATTCCTGAAAGTAAAGCAATTCCGCTTTTTATGCAAATTCTGGATGCGTTTGCTTATGCCCACGAGCAAGGTGTAATTCACCGGGATGTAAAACCGGCGAATATCATGATCACCGGCCGGGAGAGAATGAAAATCCTGGATTATGGAATTGCCAAACTGCTTAGCCAGCGGACACATACGCTTACGCAGGCTGGTACAAAAATGGGTACCGTCTTATACATGAGCCCGGAACAGGTAAAAGGCGAACCTGTAGATAAACGCAGCGACATTTATTCACTGGGGGTTACCTTGTTTCAGATGCTGACCGGCAGAAGTCCATACGATGACCCGAACGCGACGGAATTTGCGGTGTATAATAAAATTGTAAACGAACCACTGCCCAGAGCCAGCCAGTACTATCCGAATGTGTCTGCCAGGATGCAGGCGGTCATTGATAAAGCAACGGCCAAAAAACCAGAGGAACGTTTTCAGGATTGCCAGGAATTTAAGGAAGCTTTCATGGGAACCATGTCTTTGCCGGTAGGGTCTACCATTACTTTTCAGAATAAAACCAGTAAACCTTCACAGGAAAATCCCTCGGTAACGAAAGTAACAAGTACGCAGAAAAAATCTGCAAACAAAGGCTGGGTGCTCGCGCTTATGCTGGCTGTATTGCTGGTAGCAGGATGGCTGTTTTTGAGGAAAAAAGAAGATACTCCGGTTCAGACCAATACTCCCGTAAATACAGAAACAACGTTGTCACAGGGTTCATCCGAAAAAAAGAAAGAAAAGAAAACAGATCCCCCTCCGGTTGAAACTCCGGACGAAGTTCAGGAAGAGGAACCAACTCAGGATACCCGGCTCACTTCAACAGATGCTGCCAGATACATCAACCTGGTGTGCGAAATAGCCGAAGAAGATACCAACGAAATAACGGAGGAATCTTCTGAAGTTAGGGATAGGAAACTTACCGTACGGGCAACCCTGACCAATACCTCAGAAATGGATTTTGACAATGTGAGCATCCGGATCACCTACTTTAATGCCAACGACAATGAAATCGGCAACTATATTTATGAACATGGCCGCCTGGAATCCGGCCAGGAGGAACGGTTTTTAATTGACCGGAAAATACTAGCCTCCCGGGTCGAATGTGCCATTGCCTCCGCCCAATCTGTTGAAAGTGTTCAGGAAGAGATTCAGTAG
- a CDS encoding Stp1/IreP family PP2C-type Ser/Thr phosphatase — MSTASNQKNFQFGNHTDVGKVREANEDYLGYFENANGHLFVVCDGMGGHAGGATASQLAVDSIRRFFEHGFYDNLPEAMRQSILFANQQIYAHANQNTHLRGMGTTCVVVIIRNDEVYYAHVGDSRLYLQSAKGLKRLTKDHSVVQEMVDQGMLKEEEAENHPRKNQLTRALGTLPEVEVEVSQQPFHPAMGDTLLICTDGLNGMINDTTIQQILSERIPIQNKAMKLVQLANDAGGYDNITVQLIQFDTAAASGITEDMATTSKAKHKKTKVQAAPIHQKVDPALIVLGVLVGIVFILFIIGYDQMSDVTPATSELSQEQPGATTADEETSEDIETEAVATEEPSPAKPISTTTEKPSVVKKVNKEEKTATTANTTTKTAAGQETYITHTVRAGETFSSVARRYNVTNQSLQSWNPSIKDQGKDLKSDVTQLRVKVRARHTVGAGDVLNVVAKKYGVSKELIMAANAKTADRASRGEVLVIPFAEKK; from the coding sequence ATGTCAACAGCAAGCAATCAGAAAAATTTTCAATTCGGGAATCATACAGATGTAGGCAAAGTCCGGGAAGCCAATGAAGATTACCTGGGCTATTTTGAAAACGCAAATGGGCATCTGTTTGTCGTGTGCGACGGAATGGGTGGACATGCCGGAGGTGCCACAGCCTCACAACTGGCGGTAGATAGCATACGCCGCTTTTTTGAACATGGATTTTACGACAACCTTCCGGAAGCCATGAGGCAATCTATTTTGTTTGCCAATCAACAGATATATGCCCATGCCAATCAGAATACGCATCTTCGGGGAATGGGTACGACGTGTGTAGTAGTTATTATCCGGAATGATGAAGTGTATTATGCGCATGTAGGTGACAGCCGTTTATATCTGCAGTCTGCCAAAGGGTTGAAGCGCCTTACCAAAGACCATTCAGTCGTGCAGGAAATGGTAGACCAAGGTATGCTCAAAGAGGAAGAAGCGGAAAATCATCCAAGGAAAAATCAGCTCACCCGTGCGTTGGGCACCCTGCCGGAAGTAGAGGTTGAAGTAAGCCAACAGCCATTTCATCCGGCTATGGGTGATACCTTACTGATTTGCACCGATGGGCTTAATGGCATGATTAACGATACTACAATTCAACAGATATTGTCTGAAAGGATTCCGATACAAAACAAAGCGATGAAGCTCGTACAACTGGCCAATGATGCCGGCGGCTACGATAATATTACCGTTCAATTGATTCAATTTGACACAGCCGCTGCAAGCGGAATCACAGAAGATATGGCCACCACAAGCAAGGCAAAACATAAGAAAACCAAAGTTCAGGCAGCACCTATTCACCAGAAAGTAGACCCGGCATTGATTGTACTGGGCGTACTGGTGGGTATCGTATTTATTTTGTTCATCATCGGTTACGACCAGATGTCGGATGTAACTCCAGCCACTTCAGAACTTTCACAGGAGCAACCTGGTGCTACTACCGCTGATGAAGAAACAAGTGAGGATATAGAAACTGAGGCGGTAGCAACCGAAGAACCAAGCCCTGCCAAACCTATTAGTACCACTACAGAAAAGCCTTCGGTTGTTAAAAAAGTCAATAAAGAAGAAAAAACGGCTACAACAGCGAATACAACTACGAAAACAGCTGCTGGTCAGGAAACGTATATCACCCATACGGTGCGGGCTGGCGAAACTTTTAGTTCGGTTGCCAGAAGATATAATGTAACCAACCAGTCGCTGCAAAGCTGGAATCCTTCCATCAAAGACCAGGGCAAAGATTTGAAGTCGGATGTAACGCAACTCCGGGTGAAAGTACGGGCACGGCATACGGTAGGTGCAGGAGATGTACTGAATGTGGTGGCTAAAAAATATGGGGTAAGCAAGGAATTAATTATGGCGGCCAATGCCAAAACAGCCGACCGTGCTTCCAGGGGAGAAGTGCTTGTCATTCCTTTTGCAGAGAAAAAATAG
- a CDS encoding ThuA domain-containing protein: MAQTDQASTPFKVLALAENGGHHIRYSQAAKIWLTQLATQHHFSVDYIENTDKISETFLSQYQLFIQLDYVPYGWKPVASAAFEKYITSGKGGWIGFHHATLMGEFDGYPMWQWFSAFMGGIRYVNYIPSFVSGEVIVEQVEHPVMKGVPSTFTVKTEEWYIYDKSPRPKVQVLARVDEASYQPDSKIKMGDHPVVWINPEMKARNIYIFMGHSPDLFENEAYKQLVQNAILWAAGRQ; this comes from the coding sequence ATGGCACAAACCGATCAGGCTTCCACTCCCTTTAAGGTGCTGGCACTGGCTGAGAATGGCGGGCATCACATCCGGTATTCACAAGCGGCTAAAATATGGCTCACACAGCTTGCAACTCAGCACCATTTTTCCGTTGACTATATCGAAAACACTGATAAAATAAGCGAGACTTTTCTTAGCCAGTACCAGCTTTTCATACAGCTAGATTATGTACCCTATGGGTGGAAACCTGTGGCATCGGCTGCTTTTGAGAAATATATCACATCAGGCAAAGGCGGATGGATCGGTTTTCATCATGCTACTTTAATGGGAGAGTTTGATGGCTATCCGATGTGGCAGTGGTTTTCAGCATTTATGGGAGGTATCCGCTATGTTAATTATATTCCCAGCTTTGTTTCTGGAGAGGTAATCGTGGAACAGGTAGAACATCCGGTAATGAAAGGAGTTCCCTCCACTTTTACAGTGAAAACAGAGGAATGGTATATTTATGATAAAAGCCCCAGGCCTAAGGTGCAGGTGCTTGCCAGAGTAGATGAAGCGAGTTATCAGCCAGATTCAAAGATCAAAATGGGAGATCATCCGGTGGTTTGGATAAATCCGGAAATGAAGGCCAGAAATATCTATATATTTATGGGGCATTCTCCGGATTTATTTGAAAATGAAGCCTATAAGCAACTGGTCCAAAATGCAATACTCTGGGCAGCTGGCAGGCAGTGA
- a CDS encoding glycoside hydrolase family 18 protein encodes MQPFKLLITVLFFLLFSISLFSFIMQPPQQKTKPVVIGYVGGYKGLVETDKIDARKLTHINYAFVDVKNHQAFLTNEKTDTVNFRKLNALKKINPQLQILISIGGWSWSENFSDAVLTDASRKKFAQSSVDIIRKYKLDGVDIDWEYPGMPGEEGNVYRPEDKQNFTLMFKSLREELDLLEKQEGKKKLLTTAVAGFAQFLDHTEMNKASQYLDYVNLMTYDLFSGDTAVHHAGLYASRLYKSTRYSDHAVQAFMKAGVPASKLVLGIPFYGRSFKLQAEIQQGIGQKRISQSYLDGYTLIKDSLVNKNGFKSYRDDAAKVPYLVNATTKEVISYEDEISVREKCKYVKDKKIAGVMFWEYTSDPKGYLLNEIHQALQK; translated from the coding sequence ATGCAACCCTTCAAACTACTAATTACAGTCTTATTTTTCCTGCTTTTCTCTATTTCATTGTTTTCTTTTATTATGCAACCGCCACAGCAAAAGACAAAACCGGTGGTGATTGGCTATGTAGGAGGGTATAAAGGCCTGGTAGAAACAGATAAGATTGATGCCCGTAAATTAACCCATATAAACTATGCCTTTGTAGATGTTAAAAATCATCAGGCATTTCTGACTAATGAAAAAACAGATACGGTAAATTTCAGAAAGCTCAATGCACTAAAAAAGATAAATCCCCAATTACAAATATTGATTTCCATCGGCGGATGGTCGTGGAGTGAAAATTTTTCAGATGCAGTACTGACGGATGCTTCCAGAAAAAAGTTTGCTCAAAGTTCAGTGGATATCATCAGAAAATATAAACTGGATGGCGTAGATATTGACTGGGAATATCCTGGCATGCCCGGTGAGGAAGGTAATGTTTACCGGCCCGAAGACAAGCAGAATTTTACACTCATGTTTAAATCTTTGCGGGAAGAACTGGATTTACTGGAAAAACAAGAAGGCAAGAAAAAGTTGCTCACCACAGCCGTGGCTGGTTTTGCACAGTTTTTAGATCACACAGAAATGAATAAAGCCAGCCAATACCTGGATTATGTAAATTTGATGACCTATGACCTTTTTTCCGGAGATACTGCTGTACATCATGCCGGGTTATATGCTAGTCGTCTGTACAAATCAACAAGATATTCAGATCATGCAGTGCAAGCTTTTATGAAGGCTGGTGTTCCAGCTAGTAAGCTGGTATTGGGTATTCCATTTTACGGCCGTTCTTTTAAATTACAGGCAGAAATTCAACAAGGAATTGGACAGAAAAGGATATCACAAAGCTACCTGGACGGATATACGCTGATCAAAGACAGTCTGGTGAATAAAAATGGCTTTAAGTCATACCGGGATGATGCCGCTAAAGTTCCTTATCTGGTGAATGCTACTACCAAAGAAGTGATCAGTTACGAGGATGAAATCTCTGTGAGGGAAAAATGTAAGTATGTCAAGGATAAGAAAATAGCAGGAGTCATGTTCTGGGAATATACTTCTGACCCAAAAGGATATCTGCTCAACGAAATTCACCAAGCCCTTCAAAAATAG